The DNA window GGACTCCTCACCACAGAAGTTGACCGTGCTAACATCCTCACCGTCATCGATCGCCTCGAAGACCAAAATCCCACCCCCAAACCCCTAGAAGCCCCCAAACTTCTAGAAGGTGACTGGCGACTTGTCTATACCACCAGCAACGGCATCCTCGGGATCAACCGTTTTCCGTTAATGCAACTCGGACAGGTTTACCAATGTATCCGTCCAGAACAAAACAAAATTTATAACATTGCCGAAGTCGAAGGCATCCCATTTCTCGAAGGCCTAGTCCTTGTGGAAGCAAGCTTAGAAATCGTTTCCGACAAACGTGTCAACGTCTTTTTCCATCGCTTTTTAGTCGGTTCCCAACGGCTCATGGATTACCGCTTCCCGAAAGGACTCATTGACAGTCTCATCTCCGGCAAAAAATTTCTGCCCATCGATTTCGGCATTAACAGTAAAGAAAATAACGGCTGGCTAGAAATT is part of the [Limnothrix rosea] IAM M-220 genome and encodes:
- a CDS encoding PAP/fibrillin family protein, translating into MTLKTDLLEIVAGKNRGLLTTEVDRANILTVIDRLEDQNPTPKPLEAPKLLEGDWRLVYTTSNGILGINRFPLMQLGQVYQCIRPEQNKIYNIAEVEGIPFLEGLVLVEASLEIVSDKRVNVFFHRFLVGSQRLMDYRFPKGLIDSLISGKKFLPIDFGINSKENNGWLEITYLDEDLRIGRGNEGSVFVLSKEKY